The following proteins come from a genomic window of Streptomyces sp. NBC_00539:
- the rplC gene encoding 50S ribosomal protein L3, with protein MAKQIKGVLGEKLGMTQVWDENNRVVPVTVVKAGPCVVTQVRTNDIDGYESVQIAFGEIDPRKVNKPLKGHFAKADVTPRRHLVELRTSDASEYTLGQEITAEVFESGVKVDVTGNSKGKGFAGVMKRHNFRGLGAGHGVQRKHRSPGSIGGCATPGRVFKGMRMAGRMGNERVTTQNLTIHAVDAEKGLLLIKGAVPGPNGGLVLVRTAAKGA; from the coding sequence ATGGCAAAGCAGATCAAGGGCGTCCTGGGCGAGAAGCTCGGCATGACCCAGGTCTGGGACGAGAACAACCGTGTCGTCCCGGTGACCGTGGTCAAGGCCGGACCCTGCGTCGTTACCCAGGTCCGTACGAACGACATCGACGGCTACGAGTCGGTCCAGATCGCCTTCGGCGAGATCGACCCGCGCAAGGTGAACAAGCCCCTCAAGGGCCACTTCGCCAAGGCCGACGTGACCCCCCGCCGCCACCTGGTGGAGCTCCGCACCTCCGACGCCAGCGAGTACACGCTCGGCCAGGAGATCACTGCTGAGGTGTTCGAGTCCGGCGTCAAGGTCGACGTCACGGGCAACAGCAAGGGCAAGGGCTTCGCCGGTGTCATGAAGCGGCACAACTTCCGGGGCCTCGGCGCCGGTCACGGTGTGCAGCGCAAGCACCGCTCCCCCGGTTCGATCGGTGGCTGCGCCACCCCTGGGCGTGTCTTCAAGGGCATGCGCATGGCTGGTCGTATGGGCAACGAGCGCGTCACCACCCAGAACCTGACCATCCACGCGGTAGACGCGGAGAAGGGTCTGCTCCTCATCAAGGGCGCAGTCCCCGGTCCGAACGGCGGCCTCGTCCTGGTCCGTACCGCGGCCAAGGGGGCTTGA
- the rpsJ gene encoding 30S ribosomal protein S10, protein MAGQKIRIRLKAYDHEVIDSSAKKIVETVTRTGASVAGPVPLPTEKNVYCVIKSPHKYKDSREHFEMRTHKRLIDILDPTPKTVDSLMRLDLPAGVDIEIKL, encoded by the coding sequence ATGGCGGGACAGAAGATCCGCATCCGGCTCAAGGCCTACGACCACGAGGTCATCGACTCCTCGGCGAAGAAGATCGTCGAGACGGTGACGCGCACTGGTGCGTCGGTCGCGGGCCCGGTGCCGCTGCCCACTGAGAAGAACGTGTACTGCGTCATCAAGTCGCCGCACAAGTACAAGGACTCGCGCGAGCACTTCGAGATGCGCACGCACAAGCGCCTGATCGACATCCTCGACCCGACTCCCAAGACCGTTGACTCGCTGATGCGCCTGGACCTTCCGGCCGGCGTTGACATCGAGATCAAGCTCTGA
- a CDS encoding putative T7SS-secreted protein, translating into MGHDLQGWLDAGKKAVGEGVEWVGDKAGAGLDEVGLHEAADVVRDGTDKVANRLGAEVAEAELGHTDDPKKLVHGSPSKLRATASHLADFQAAFDKTGEGLKGLDEDGIKGAAAEGFRVLAQKQPPKWFKAADAFETAAGALNRFADTVEWAQGRAREALDEYTTAVKTSQAAREAYDKWVDTYNAALRSKQEPLPARPMGFTDPGADGIKAAREKLAEARHQRDEAARTAVQALTKARDAAPPLPSVAEQLVYEGAIRGLGLEHQGGGFIKGLAATVDFFRAVDPLDPYNRMHPTEYKMRLSGLGVGMLTMANDPVGAGSLMYVQFMKDPDEGIGKIYAEVAGAKGTSAVTGPLRRTSFLSRLANGELPKPPKLPQRPASAHTPSTREALHGNEGPGAREKKDVPCEGDPVDVATGRMLLPQTDLVLPGSFPLVFTRTFESSYRSGRWFGPTWASTVDQRLETDAEGVILVCEDGSLLAYPHPEQAGPPVLPSHGRRWPLTLDPDGGYTVTDPESGHVRHFAEDGVLTQLDDRNGAWIVYTYDDTTGAPLSISHSGGYELRLTSSGGRITGLSLADGTEGLRYGYTDGHLTEVTNSSGRPLRFGYDALGRITSWTDTNDRRFDYVYDERHRCIAQSGTNGHLNIRFAYEDGVTTLTDSLGHRKRYVINERAQVVAELDAAGLTTHCEYDRYDRLLSRTDPLGRTVRLEYDEAGRLTSVTRPDGKVSRARYDASGLPVTLVSADGATTTHTYDERGNRTSTTDPTGATTHFAYDARGHLSSVTDALGHTSAFVLDRAGLLVSATDPLGATTTYTRDAFGRPVTVTDPLGRTTRHTWSTEGRLLRRVHPDGTSESWTYDGEGNCLTHTDAAGGVTVNEYGDFDLLTARTGPDGARHTFDHDTELRLTQVTNPQGMRWSYTYSPTGLPTSESDFDGRSLTYEYDAAGALTARTDTLGARTTYTRNELGQFTRKTTASGSTVYGYDGSDRLASLISPESSVTWLRDGTGRVLAETVDGRTLTYAYDALGRRTTRTTPSGAQSHWTYDAAGHRTALTTAGRTITFERDAAGQELTRTLGPGLALTHEYDPLGRLSSRTVVGRDGRTLRRRGYSYRADGYLTGIDDSLTGPRTFTLDAAARVTAVDAGSWSERYTYDEAGNQTHATWPDRHPGADAQGGRSYTGTRITRAGAVRYEHDALGRVTVRRKTRLSRKPETWRYEWNAEDQLSAVTTPDGTRWRYTYDPLGRRTAKQRLSPAGAVVEETTFTWDGATLCEQSTGPVTLTWTHQGLHPLTQSEHIDDDTVDDRFFAIVTDLIGTPTELLTEDGTTAWRTRATLWGTTTWNRDATAYTPLRFPGQYFDPESGLHHNVFRTYDPETARYLTPDPLGLSGGPNPCWYGPNPLEWVDPLGLALCRAKPRLEDGNAKEGWQHIDERHITGNHPSGHGDLMPPSTTREQVGEAAAKMIEKGNRVSDPSRRMQVFEKRMTVNGMPARYRLLVDSHDGNRIITFFPVGKSYVP; encoded by the coding sequence ATGGGGCACGACCTGCAGGGGTGGCTGGACGCCGGTAAAAAGGCCGTCGGCGAGGGCGTCGAATGGGTGGGCGACAAGGCGGGGGCCGGGCTCGACGAAGTAGGACTCCACGAGGCCGCCGATGTCGTGCGGGACGGCACGGACAAGGTCGCGAACCGTCTCGGCGCGGAGGTCGCAGAGGCCGAGCTGGGCCACACCGACGACCCGAAGAAGCTGGTCCACGGCAGCCCGTCCAAACTCCGCGCGACCGCCTCCCACTTGGCCGACTTCCAGGCGGCCTTCGACAAGACCGGCGAGGGCCTCAAGGGCCTGGACGAGGACGGCATCAAAGGTGCGGCCGCCGAAGGCTTCCGGGTGCTCGCCCAGAAGCAGCCGCCGAAGTGGTTCAAGGCAGCGGACGCCTTCGAGACGGCGGCAGGGGCCCTGAACCGGTTCGCGGACACGGTGGAGTGGGCCCAGGGCCGCGCCCGGGAAGCCCTGGACGAGTACACGACCGCCGTGAAGACGTCGCAGGCGGCCCGTGAGGCCTACGACAAGTGGGTCGACACGTACAACGCGGCGCTCCGCAGCAAGCAGGAGCCGTTGCCGGCCCGTCCGATGGGCTTCACCGACCCGGGGGCCGACGGCATCAAGGCGGCCCGGGAGAAGCTGGCCGAGGCGCGCCACCAGCGCGACGAGGCGGCCCGGACGGCGGTCCAGGCGCTGACGAAGGCACGGGACGCCGCCCCGCCCCTGCCGTCCGTGGCCGAGCAACTGGTCTACGAGGGGGCCATTCGCGGACTCGGGCTGGAACACCAGGGCGGCGGGTTCATCAAGGGGCTGGCGGCCACGGTCGACTTCTTCCGTGCGGTCGACCCCCTGGATCCGTACAACCGCATGCATCCGACCGAATACAAGATGCGGCTCAGCGGCCTGGGCGTCGGCATGCTGACGATGGCCAACGATCCCGTCGGGGCCGGTTCCCTGATGTACGTGCAGTTCATGAAGGACCCCGACGAGGGGATCGGCAAGATCTATGCCGAGGTCGCCGGGGCGAAGGGGACGAGCGCCGTCACCGGTCCGCTGCGCAGGACCTCCTTCCTGAGCCGGCTGGCCAACGGCGAACTGCCCAAGCCGCCCAAGCTGCCGCAGCGGCCGGCGTCCGCACACACGCCCTCGACCCGTGAGGCGCTCCACGGGAACGAGGGGCCCGGCGCCCGCGAGAAGAAGGACGTCCCGTGCGAGGGGGACCCGGTCGACGTGGCGACGGGCCGGATGCTGCTCCCGCAGACCGACCTCGTCCTGCCGGGCTCGTTCCCGCTCGTCTTCACCCGGACCTTCGAGTCCTCGTACCGCTCGGGCCGCTGGTTCGGCCCCACCTGGGCATCGACGGTCGACCAGCGGCTGGAGACCGACGCCGAGGGCGTGATCCTCGTCTGCGAGGACGGAAGCCTGCTGGCCTACCCGCACCCGGAGCAGGCCGGCCCACCCGTCCTCCCCTCCCACGGCCGGCGATGGCCGCTGACGCTCGACCCGGACGGCGGCTACACGGTCACCGACCCCGAGTCGGGCCACGTACGCCATTTCGCGGAGGACGGCGTCCTCACCCAGCTGGACGACCGCAACGGCGCCTGGATCGTGTACACGTACGACGACACGACCGGCGCCCCGCTGTCGATCTCCCACAGCGGCGGCTACGAGCTGCGCCTGACCTCTTCGGGTGGCCGAATAACCGGCCTGTCCCTGGCGGACGGCACCGAAGGCCTGCGCTACGGCTACACGGACGGCCACCTCACCGAGGTCACCAACTCCTCGGGCCGGCCCCTGCGCTTCGGGTACGACGCACTGGGCCGGATCACCTCCTGGACCGACACCAACGACCGGCGCTTCGACTACGTCTACGACGAGCGGCACCGCTGCATCGCCCAGTCCGGTACGAACGGCCACCTCAACATCAGGTTCGCCTACGAGGACGGCGTCACGACGCTCACGGACTCCCTGGGCCACCGCAAGCGGTACGTGATCAACGAACGCGCCCAGGTCGTCGCGGAGCTCGACGCGGCGGGGCTGACGACGCACTGCGAGTACGACCGGTACGACCGGCTGCTGTCCCGTACGGACCCGCTCGGCCGCACCGTCCGCCTGGAGTACGACGAGGCCGGCCGCCTCACCTCCGTGACCCGCCCGGACGGCAAGGTCTCGCGGGCGCGGTACGACGCCTCGGGCCTGCCGGTGACGCTCGTGTCGGCGGACGGCGCGACGACGACCCACACGTACGACGAACGGGGCAACCGCACCTCGACGACCGATCCCACGGGTGCCACCACCCACTTCGCCTACGACGCGCGCGGTCACCTGTCCTCGGTGACGGACGCCCTCGGCCACACGAGTGCCTTCGTCTTGGACCGGGCCGGACTCCTCGTCTCGGCCACGGACCCCCTCGGCGCCACCACCACCTACACCCGCGACGCCTTCGGCCGCCCGGTGACCGTCACGGATCCCCTGGGCCGTACGACCCGCCACACCTGGAGCACCGAGGGCCGGCTGCTGCGACGCGTGCACCCGGACGGCACGTCGGAATCGTGGACGTACGACGGGGAGGGCAACTGCCTGACGCACACCGACGCCGCGGGCGGGGTGACCGTCAACGAGTACGGCGATTTCGACCTCCTGACCGCCCGCACCGGTCCCGACGGCGCACGCCACACGTTCGACCACGACACCGAACTGCGCCTGACGCAGGTCACCAACCCGCAGGGTATGAGGTGGAGTTACACGTACTCCCCCACGGGCCTGCCGACCTCGGAATCGGACTTCGACGGTCGCAGCCTCACCTACGAGTACGACGCGGCCGGCGCCCTCACCGCCCGCACCGACACACTGGGCGCCCGCACCACCTACACCCGCAACGAGCTCGGACAGTTCACCCGCAAGACGACGGCGTCGGGCTCGACGGTTTACGGCTACGACGGCTCCGACCGCTTGGCCTCACTGATCTCGCCGGAGTCCTCGGTCACCTGGCTCCGCGACGGGACGGGACGGGTCCTGGCGGAAACGGTCGACGGCCGCACGCTCACCTACGCCTACGACGCCCTGGGCCGTCGGACGACCCGCACCACGCCCAGCGGGGCGCAGTCCCACTGGACGTACGACGCGGCGGGGCACCGCACCGCACTGACGACGGCCGGTCGCACGATCACCTTCGAGCGCGATGCGGCAGGACAGGAACTCACCCGCACCCTGGGCCCCGGCCTCGCCCTCACCCACGAGTACGACCCCCTGGGCCGGCTCTCCTCCCGGACGGTGGTCGGCCGGGACGGCCGTACCCTCCGGCGCCGGGGCTACAGCTACCGTGCGGACGGCTACCTCACCGGGATCGACGACTCCCTGACCGGCCCGCGGACGTTCACCCTCGACGCGGCCGCCCGCGTGACGGCGGTGGACGCCGGATCGTGGTCGGAGCGGTACACCTACGACGAGGCGGGCAACCAGACCCACGCCACCTGGCCGGACCGCCACCCGGGCGCCGACGCGCAGGGCGGCCGCTCGTACACGGGCACCCGCATCACCCGCGCGGGGGCGGTCCGCTACGAGCACGACGCACTCGGCCGGGTGACCGTGCGCCGCAAGACCCGGCTCTCCCGCAAGCCGGAGACCTGGCGGTACGAGTGGAACGCCGAGGACCAGCTGTCGGCGGTCACCACTCCGGACGGCACCCGCTGGCGGTACACGTACGACCCGCTGGGCCGCCGCACGGCGAAGCAACGCCTGTCGCCGGCCGGCGCGGTCGTGGAGGAAACCACCTTCACCTGGGACGGCGCCACCCTGTGCGAACAGTCCACCGGCCCGGTCACCCTCACCTGGACCCATCAGGGCCTGCACCCGCTCACCCAGTCCGAGCACATCGACGACGACACGGTGGACGACCGCTTCTTCGCCATCGTCACCGACCTCATCGGCACCCCGACCGAGCTCCTCACCGAGGACGGCACCACGGCGTGGCGCACCCGCGCCACCCTCTGGGGCACCACCACCTGGAACCGCGACGCGACGGCCTACACCCCGCTCCGCTTCCCGGGCCAGTACTTCGACCCCGAGTCGGGCCTCCACCACAACGTCTTCCGCACCTACGACCCCGAAACGGCCCGCTACCTCACCCCGGACCCCCTGGGCCTCTCCGGTGGCCCGAATCCATGCTGGTACGGACCCAACCCGCTGGAATGGGTGGACCCCCTCGGTCTGGCTCTCTGCCGAGCCAAACCGAGGCTGGAAGACGGGAATGCCAAAGAGGGCTGGCAGCATATAGATGAGCGCCACATTACGGGCAATCACCCATCAGGCCACGGAGATTTGATGCCTCCCTCCACGACCAGGGAGCAAGTGGGCGAGGCCGCGGCGAAGATGATCGAGAAAGGCAATCGCGTGTCTGACCCAAGCCGCCGAATGCAGGTATTTGAGAAACGTATGACTGTCAACGGCATGCCCGCCCGCTATCGCCTGCTCGTGGACTCACACGACGGGAACCGGATCATCACCTTCTTCCCCGTCGGAAAGAGCTACGTCCCGTGA
- the tuf gene encoding elongation factor Tu, with protein MAKAKFERTKPHVNIGTIGHIDHGKTTLTAAITKVLHDAYPDLNEASAFDQIDKAPEERQRGITISIAHVEYQTEARHYAHVDCPGHADYIKNMITGAAQMDGAILVVAATDGPMPQTKEHVLLARQVGVPYIVVALNKADMVDDEEILELVELEVRELLSEYDFPGDDLPVVQVSALKALEGDKEWGEKLLGLMKAVDESIPTPPRDTDKPFLMPVEDVFTITGRGTVVTGRIERGVLKVNETVDIIGIKEEKTTTTVTGIEMFRKLLDEGQAGENVGLLLRGIKREDVERGQVIIKPGSVTPHTEFEAAAYILSKDEGGRHTPFFNNYRPQFYFRTTDVTGVVTLPEGTEMVMPGDNTDMTVSLIQPVAMEEGLKFAIREGGRTVGAGQVTKITK; from the coding sequence GTGGCGAAGGCGAAGTTCGAGCGGACTAAGCCGCACGTCAACATCGGCACCATCGGTCACATTGACCACGGTAAGACGACCCTCACGGCCGCCATTACCAAGGTGCTGCACGACGCGTACCCGGACCTGAACGAGGCCTCGGCCTTCGACCAGATCGACAAGGCTCCTGAGGAGCGCCAGCGCGGTATCACCATCTCCATCGCGCACGTCGAGTACCAGACCGAGGCGCGTCACTACGCCCACGTCGACTGCCCGGGTCACGCGGACTACATCAAGAACATGATCACCGGTGCCGCGCAGATGGACGGTGCCATCCTCGTGGTCGCCGCCACCGACGGCCCGATGCCGCAGACCAAGGAGCACGTGCTCCTGGCCCGCCAGGTCGGCGTCCCCTACATCGTCGTCGCCCTGAACAAGGCCGACATGGTGGACGACGAGGAGATCCTGGAGCTCGTCGAGCTCGAGGTCCGTGAGCTGCTCTCCGAGTACGACTTCCCGGGCGACGACCTGCCGGTCGTCCAGGTCTCCGCGCTCAAGGCGCTCGAGGGCGACAAGGAGTGGGGCGAGAAGCTCCTCGGCCTCATGAAGGCCGTGGACGAGTCGATCCCGACCCCGCCGCGCGACACCGACAAGCCCTTCCTGATGCCGGTCGAGGACGTCTTCACGATCACCGGTCGCGGTACGGTCGTCACCGGCCGTATCGAGCGTGGTGTCCTGAAGGTCAACGAGACCGTCGACATCATCGGTATCAAGGAAGAGAAGACCACCACCACGGTCACCGGTATCGAGATGTTCCGCAAGCTCCTCGACGAGGGCCAGGCCGGTGAGAACGTCGGTCTGCTCCTCCGTGGCATCAAGCGCGAGGACGTCGAGCGCGGTCAGGTCATCATCAAGCCCGGTTCGGTCACGCCGCACACCGAGTTCGAGGCCGCCGCGTACATCCTGTCGAAGGACGAGGGTGGCCGTCACACCCCGTTCTTCAACAACTACCGCCCGCAGTTCTACTTCCGTACCACGGACGTGACGGGCGTTGTGACCCTGCCTGAGGGCACCGAGATGGTCATGCCCGGTGACAACACCGACATGACGGTCTCCCTCATCCAGCCGGTCGCGATGGAAGAGGGCCTGAAGTTCGCCATCCGTGAGGGTGGTCGTACGGTGGGCGCCGGCCAGGTCACCAAGATCACGAAGTAA
- the fusA gene encoding elongation factor G: MATTSLDLAKVRNIGIMAHIDAGKTTTTERILFYTGVSYKIGEVHDGAATMDWMEQEQERGITITSAATTCHWPLDEVDHTINIIDTPGHVDFTVEVERSLRVLDGAVTVFDGVAGVEPQSETVWRQADRYGVPRICFVNKLDRTGAEFHRCVDMIVDRLGATPIVMQLPIGSEMDFQGVVDLVRMKALVWSAEASKGEMYDVVDIPASHTEAAEEWRAKLVETVAENDEQMMELFLEGTEPTEEQLYAAVRRITIASGKGGDTTVTPVFCGTAFKNKGVQPLLDAVVRYLPSPLDVEAIEGHDVKDAEVVVKRKPADSEPLSALAFKIASDPHLGKLTFVRIYSGRLEAGTAVLNSVKGKKERIGKIYRMHANKREEIESVGAGDIVAVMGLKQTTTGETLCDEKAPVILESMDFPAPVIQVAIEPKSKGDQEKLGVAIQRLAEEDPSFQVHSDEETGQTIIGGMGELHLDILVDRMRREFKVEANVGKPQVAYRETIRKSVERHDYTHKKQTGGTGQFAKVQIAIEPIEGGEAAYEFVNKVTGGRIPREYIPSVDAGAQEAMKFGILAGYEMTGVRVILLDGGYHEVDSSELAFKIAGSQAFKEAARKASPVLLEPMMAVEVTTPEDYMGEVIGDINSRRGQIQAMDERHGARIVKGLVPLSEMFGYVGDLRSKTSGRASYSMQFDSYAEVPRNVAEEIIAKAKGE, from the coding sequence ATGGCTACCACTTCGCTTGACCTGGCCAAGGTCCGCAACATCGGGATCATGGCCCACATCGACGCGGGCAAGACGACCACCACCGAGCGCATCCTGTTCTACACCGGTGTGTCGTACAAGATCGGTGAGGTCCACGACGGCGCTGCCACGATGGACTGGATGGAGCAGGAGCAGGAGCGTGGTATCACCATCACGTCTGCCGCGACGACCTGCCACTGGCCTCTTGACGAGGTCGACCACACCATCAACATCATCGACACCCCGGGTCACGTCGACTTCACCGTAGAGGTCGAGCGTTCGCTCCGCGTCCTCGACGGTGCCGTCACCGTCTTCGACGGTGTCGCCGGTGTGGAGCCGCAGTCCGAGACGGTCTGGCGTCAGGCCGACCGTTACGGCGTGCCGCGCATCTGCTTCGTCAACAAGCTGGACCGTACCGGCGCCGAGTTCCACCGCTGCGTGGACATGATCGTGGACCGCCTCGGCGCGACCCCGATCGTCATGCAGCTGCCCATCGGCTCCGAGATGGACTTCCAGGGCGTCGTCGACCTGGTCCGCATGAAGGCTCTTGTGTGGTCCGCCGAGGCCTCCAAGGGCGAGATGTACGACGTCGTCGACATCCCCGCCTCGCACACCGAGGCCGCCGAGGAATGGCGCGCCAAGCTGGTCGAGACGGTCGCCGAGAACGACGAGCAGATGATGGAACTGTTCCTGGAGGGCACCGAGCCCACCGAGGAGCAGCTCTACGCCGCCGTCCGTCGTATCACCATCGCGTCCGGCAAGGGCGGCGACACCACCGTCACCCCCGTGTTCTGCGGCACCGCGTTCAAGAACAAGGGCGTCCAGCCCCTGCTCGACGCCGTCGTGCGCTACCTTCCCTCCCCCCTGGACGTCGAGGCCATCGAAGGCCACGACGTCAAGGACGCGGAGGTCGTCGTCAAGCGCAAGCCGGCCGACTCCGAGCCGCTGTCGGCCCTCGCGTTCAAGATCGCGAGCGACCCGCACCTCGGCAAGCTCACCTTCGTCCGGATCTACTCCGGTCGCCTGGAGGCCGGCACCGCGGTGCTGAACTCCGTCAAGGGCAAGAAGGAGCGCATCGGCAAGATCTACCGCATGCACGCGAACAAGCGTGAGGAGATCGAGTCGGTGGGCGCCGGTGACATCGTCGCCGTCATGGGCCTCAAGCAGACCACCACCGGTGAGACGCTGTGCGACGAGAAGGCCCCGGTCATCCTGGAGTCCATGGACTTCCCGGCCCCGGTCATCCAGGTCGCCATCGAGCCCAAGTCCAAGGGTGACCAGGAGAAGCTGGGTGTTGCCATCCAGCGTCTCGCGGAGGAGGACCCCTCCTTCCAGGTTCACTCGGACGAGGAGACCGGCCAGACCATCATCGGTGGTATGGGCGAGCTTCACCTCGACATCCTCGTCGACCGCATGCGTCGCGAGTTCAAGGTCGAGGCGAACGTCGGCAAGCCGCAGGTGGCCTACCGCGAGACGATCCGCAAGTCCGTCGAGCGTCACGACTACACCCACAAGAAGCAGACCGGTGGTACCGGTCAGTTCGCCAAGGTGCAGATCGCGATCGAGCCCATCGAGGGCGGCGAGGCGGCTTACGAGTTCGTCAACAAGGTCACCGGTGGACGCATCCCGCGTGAGTACATCCCGTCGGTGGACGCCGGTGCCCAGGAAGCCATGAAGTTCGGCATCCTCGCCGGCTACGAGATGACTGGCGTCCGCGTCATTCTTCTCGACGGTGGTTACCACGAGGTCGACTCCTCCGAACTCGCGTTCAAGATCGCCGGTTCGCAGGCCTTCAAGGAGGCCGCGCGCAAGGCTTCTCCCGTGCTCCTTGAGCCGATGATGGCCGTTGAGGTCACCACGCCCGAGGACTACATGGGTGAGGTCATCGGCGACATCAACTCTCGTCGTGGCCAGATCCAGGCCATGGACGAGCGTCACGGTGCTCGCATCGTGAAGGGCCTCGTGCCGCTTTCGGAGATGTTCGGCTACGTCGGAGACCTCCGCAGCAAGACCTCGGGTCGCGCCAGCTACTCGATGCAGTTCGACTCCTACGCCGAGGTTCCCCGGAACGTCGCTGAGGAGATCATCGCGAAGGCCAAGGGCGAGTAA
- the rpsG gene encoding 30S ribosomal protein S7 — protein MPRKGPAPKRPVIIDPVYASPLVTSLINKILLNGKRSTAERIVYGAMEGLREKTGNDPVITLKRALENVKPSLEVKSRRVGGATYQVPVEVKPGRQSTLALRWLVGYSRARREKTMTERLMNELLDASNGLGAAVKKREDTHKMAESNKAFAHYRW, from the coding sequence ATGCCTCGTAAGGGCCCCGCCCCGAAGCGCCCGGTCATCATCGACCCGGTCTACGCATCTCCTCTGGTGACCTCGCTCATCAACAAGATCCTCCTGAACGGCAAGCGCTCCACCGCCGAGCGCATCGTTTACGGCGCCATGGAAGGCCTCCGCGAGAAGACCGGCAACGACCCGGTCATCACGCTGAAGCGCGCGCTGGAGAACGTCAAGCCGTCCCTCGAGGTCAAGTCCCGCCGTGTCGGTGGCGCGACCTACCAGGTTCCGGTCGAGGTCAAGCCGGGTCGCCAGTCGACCCTCGCGCTGCGCTGGCTCGTGGGTTACTCCCGCGCCCGCCGCGAGAAGACCATGACCGAGCGCCTCATGAACGAGCTGCTCGACGCCTCCAACGGTCTTGGCGCTGCCGTCAAGAAGCGCGAGGACACGCACAAGATGGCCGAGTCCAACAAGGCCTTCGCGCACTACCGCTGGTAG
- the rpsL gene encoding 30S ribosomal protein S12, with the protein MPTIQQLVRKGRQDKVEKTKTPALEASPQRRGVCTRVFTTTPKKPNSALRKVARVRLTSGIEVTAYIPGEGHNLQEHSIVLVRGGRVKDLPGVRYKIIRGALDTQAVKNRKQARSRYGAKKEK; encoded by the coding sequence GTGCCTACGATCCAGCAGCTGGTCCGTAAGGGCCGGCAGGACAAGGTCGAGAAGACAAAGACCCCCGCGCTCGAGGCTTCGCCCCAGCGTCGCGGCGTCTGCACGCGTGTGTTCACGACCACCCCGAAGAAGCCGAACTCGGCGCTCCGTAAGGTCGCGCGTGTGCGTCTGACCTCCGGCATCGAGGTCACCGCTTACATTCCGGGTGAGGGACACAACCTGCAGGAGCACTCGATCGTGCTCGTGCGTGGTGGCCGTGTGAAGGACCTGCCGGGTGTTCGTTACAAGATCATCCGCGGTGCGCTTGACACCCAGGCTGTCAAGAACCGCAAGCAGGCCCGCAGCCGCTACGGCGCCAAGAAGGAGAAGTAA